AGCCGAGTGCGTCGGACGCCTCGACCAGCTCCGCGCGCACCTCGTGCGGCTGGATCTTGCCGTCCCGGATCTCCTCCGCGAAGTGGCACGACACCCGGTGCCCCGGCGCCAGCTCGCGGAGCGCTGGACGCTCGGTGTCGCAGCGCGTCTCCTGCCGCCACGGACACCGCGTGTGGAACCGGCAGCCGCTCGGAGGATTCGCCGGCGACGGCAGATCACCGGAGAGCAGGATCCGCTGCCGACTGTCCTCGACCGTCGGATCCGGCACCGGCACCGCCGAGAGCAGCGTCCGCGTGTACGGGTGCAGCGGCTGCTCGTAGAGGTCCGTGCTGGACGCCTCCTCGACCAACCCACCGAGGTACATCACCCCGACCCGGTCGGAGGTGTGCCGCACCACCGCCAGGTCGTGCGCGATCAGCAGGTAGGTCAGGCCGTACCGCTCCTGCAGGTCCTCCAGCAGGTTGAGCACCTGGGCCTGAACGGAGACGTCGAGCGCGGAGACCGGCTCGTCGGCGACGATCAGGTCCGGCTTGAGGACGAGCGCGCGGGCGATACCGATGCGCTGGCGCTGGCCGCCGGAGAACTCGTGCGGGTACCTCCGGAGTGCGTTGCCCGGGAGACCCACGGCGTCCAGGATCTCGGTCAGCGTGCGGTGGCCGTCCTTACCCCACTGGCCGTGTGCTTTCAGCCCTTCCGACAGCGTCGACTCGACGTTCTGCCGGGGGTCGAGGCTGGACAGCGGGTCCTGGAACACCATCTGCATCCGACGACGCGCCTTCCGCAGCGCCTCGCCCTTGAGCTCGCGGAGGTCCTCGCCGTCGAAGCGCGCGCTACCGCCGGTCGGCTCGACCAGCCGGAGCAGCCCGCGGCCGAACGTCGTCTTGCCGCAGCCCGACTCCCCGACCAGCCCGTAGGTCTCGCCGCGACGGATGGTCAGCGAGACGCCGTCCACGGCGTGCACGTGCCCGATCGTGCGGTCGAAGAACACCCCGCGCTTGATCGGGAAGTGCACCTGCAGATCGGTGACCTCGACCAGGGTCTCCCCGATCGATGCCTCCCGCTTCGCGTCCGCGGCAGCCTGTGCAGCGACCGCCGCCGCGGCAGCGTCGGCCCCGTCGGCAGGCGCGGCGGTGGACTCCGCGGTCGGATCGGCCGGAACGGACTTCCCCGGCTCCGCCGCGTCCGTGCCGGACGACGTCGAATCGGTGGTCATCGAGATACCTCCTCGACGGCGGCCGGCGTCTCCACCGGGTTGAAGCAGCGCAGCAGCCGACGGCTCTCGGCGTCCGGCTCCAGGGCGGGTGTTTCCGCGGTGCACTGGTCGATCCGGTTGTCGCACCGCGGCGCGAACGCGCACCCTTCCGTCCACGGAATCGCGTCGGTGATCGAACCGCGGATCGGGGTGAGCGCCTGTCCCCGCGGAGCGTCCAGCCGCGGCACCGAACCCAGCAGCCCCGACGTGTAGGGGTGCCGCGGCTGGGCGAACAGCCGGTAGCGGTCGGTGTTCTCCACGACCTTGCCCGCGTAGAGCACGTTGACCGAGTCGCACAGGCCCGCGACCACGCCCAGGTCGTGCGTGATCAGGATCAGCGCACTGCCCACCTCGTCCACCAGGCGTTCCAGCAGAGCCAGGATCTGGGCCTGCACCGTGACGTCCAACGCGGTCGTCGGCTCGTCGGCGATCAGCAGACGCGGCCGGCAGGCGAGCGCGATCGCGATCAACGCACGCTGTCGCATGCCGCCGGAGAGGTGGTGCGGGTAGTCGTTCAGCCGCCGCTGCGGGTCGGGGATGCCGACCGCGGTGAGCAACTCGACGGCTTCGGCCTTCGCCGCGCCCTTGTGCATGCCGCGGTGCCGCTCCAGCACCTCGGTGACCTGCTTGCCGATCGGGATGACCGGGTTGAGCGAGCTCAGCGGGTCCTGGAAGACCATGCCGATGTCGCGTCCGCGGCGGTCCCGCATCTGGCTGTTCGGGAGCGTGAGCAGGTCGACGCCTTCGAACAGCGCCGAGCCGCCGACCTCGACGCCCCGCTTGGGCAGCAGGCCCATGATCGCCAGCGACGTGACCGACTTGCCGCAGCCGGACTCGCCGACGAGACCGACGGTCTGTCCCGGCTCGACACTGAAACTGACACCGTCCACGGCCCGCACCGGCTTCTCACCGCGGCGGTTGAACGTGACGGTCAGGTCCTTGACCTCGAGGAGAGCCATGGAGTTACCGCCGGTTCTTGGGGTCGAGAGCCTCGCGCAGCGACTCACCGAACAGGGTGAAGCCGAGCGCGACAACGATGATGCAGAGCGCCGGCCAGACCGCTAGCGACGGCTGGATGTCGAAGTACACCTGCGCGTCGCCGAGCATCGCGCCCCACTCCGCTCGGTTCGGGTCGGCGTCGCCGAGGCCGAGGAACGAGAGCGCTGCTGCGTCGATGATCGAGGTGGCGAGCGTCAGCGTGGCCTGGACGATCACCGCGGACAGCGAGTTGGGCAGCATGTGCCGGAGCACGATCGAACGCTCGTGGACGCCGAGCGCCCGGGCGGCGAGCACGTGATCGGCATGTCGTTGGGCCAGCATCGCTCCGCGAAGTAGTCGGGCGAAGATCGGTACCGACACGATCGCCACGGCGGCGATCACCGTCCACTGGTTCGCGGACTGGAAGAGCGCCGCGATCGAGATCGCCAGCAGCAGGCTCGGCACCGACAGCAGGATGTCGACGAAGCGCATCAGCAGCGCGTCGACCCAGCCGCCGAACGCTCCGGCGATGCCACCGATCAGCATGCCGATGATCAGACCGGCCATCGTCGCGAGGACGCCGACCAGCAGCGACTGCCGGGCCCCCACGATCAGCCGGCTGAGCACGTCGCGGCCGTTCTGGTCGGCACCGAGCGGGAAGCCGGGCCGCGGGGGCAGCGGCGAGTTCTGCCGCACCTCGTCGATCAGGTAGCGGTAGTACGGGTCCTTCGGCGCCAGCAGCGGTGCGAAGATCGCGACCAAGACGAAGAGCAGCACGATCACCGCGCCGAGGATCGCAACCGGGTTCCGGGAGAGCCGGCGGAACGCGGACCGGGTGAGGCTGGTGCCGCGCGCGGAGCTGTCGGCGAGCTCGTCGATGCGGTCGCGCTTGCGGTGCAGAAGACTCGTCATCGGACCCTCACCCGCGGGTCGATCAGGGCGTAGGACAGGTCGACGATCAGGTTGACCAGGACGTACG
Above is a genomic segment from Cryptosporangium minutisporangium containing:
- a CDS encoding ABC transporter ATP-binding protein codes for the protein MGETLVEVTDLQVHFPIKRGVFFDRTIGHVHAVDGVSLTIRRGETYGLVGESGCGKTTFGRGLLRLVEPTGGSARFDGEDLRELKGEALRKARRRMQMVFQDPLSSLDPRQNVESTLSEGLKAHGQWGKDGHRTLTEILDAVGLPGNALRRYPHEFSGGQRQRIGIARALVLKPDLIVADEPVSALDVSVQAQVLNLLEDLQERYGLTYLLIAHDLAVVRHTSDRVGVMYLGGLVEEASSTDLYEQPLHPYTRTLLSAVPVPDPTVEDSRQRILLSGDLPSPANPPSGCRFHTRCPWRQETRCDTERPALRELAPGHRVSCHFAEEIRDGKIQPHEVRAELVEASDALGSASVQAVTAEIAGTLPPGH
- a CDS encoding ABC transporter ATP-binding protein, which gives rise to MALLEVKDLTVTFNRRGEKPVRAVDGVSFSVEPGQTVGLVGESGCGKSVTSLAIMGLLPKRGVEVGGSALFEGVDLLTLPNSQMRDRRGRDIGMVFQDPLSSLNPVIPIGKQVTEVLERHRGMHKGAAKAEAVELLTAVGIPDPQRRLNDYPHHLSGGMRQRALIAIALACRPRLLIADEPTTALDVTVQAQILALLERLVDEVGSALILITHDLGVVAGLCDSVNVLYAGKVVENTDRYRLFAQPRHPYTSGLLGSVPRLDAPRGQALTPIRGSITDAIPWTEGCAFAPRCDNRIDQCTAETPALEPDAESRRLLRCFNPVETPAAVEEVSR
- a CDS encoding ABC transporter permease; translated protein: MTSLLHRKRDRIDELADSSARGTSLTRSAFRRLSRNPVAILGAVIVLLFVLVAIFAPLLAPKDPYYRYLIDEVRQNSPLPPRPGFPLGADQNGRDVLSRLIVGARQSLLVGVLATMAGLIIGMLIGGIAGAFGGWVDALLMRFVDILLSVPSLLLAISIAALFQSANQWTVIAAVAIVSVPIFARLLRGAMLAQRHADHVLAARALGVHERSIVLRHMLPNSLSAVIVQATLTLATSIIDAAALSFLGLGDADPNRAEWGAMLGDAQVYFDIQPSLAVWPALCIIVVALGFTLFGESLREALDPKNRR